Proteins from one Bacteroides zhangwenhongii genomic window:
- a CDS encoding META domain-containing protein gives MNKVLVSICIAGTALAMSSCRSVEKAIPLSSINGEWNIIEVNGSKVTPGESRTLPFITFDTATGRVSGNSGCNRMMGSFDVNAKPGSLSLGAMAGTKMMCPDMTTERNVLGALAQVKGYKKAGKDKMYLCNASNRPVVVLEKKEANVKLSVLNGEWKIKEANGEAIPSGMEKQPFIAFDVKKKTIHGNAGCNLINGGFETSASNAKSISFPGVASTMMACPDMETEGKILKALNEVKSFDVLSGGGIGLYDANNALVLVLEK, from the coding sequence ATGAATAAAGTACTAGTTTCAATTTGCATTGCGGGTACAGCGCTTGCAATGTCTTCATGCCGTTCAGTAGAGAAGGCAATACCTTTGTCATCAATCAATGGCGAGTGGAATATCATAGAGGTCAATGGCTCGAAAGTGACTCCGGGCGAAAGCAGAACCCTTCCTTTTATTACTTTTGATACTGCAACCGGTCGTGTGTCCGGTAATAGCGGCTGTAATCGTATGATGGGTAGTTTCGATGTAAATGCGAAACCGGGAAGCCTTTCGTTGGGCGCGATGGCGGGTACGAAGATGATGTGTCCGGATATGACTACTGAGAGAAATGTATTGGGTGCTTTGGCACAAGTAAAAGGATATAAGAAAGCCGGTAAAGATAAAATGTATCTTTGCAATGCATCCAATCGTCCGGTTGTGGTTCTTGAAAAGAAGGAGGCTAATGTGAAATTGTCTGTTTTGAATGGAGAATGGAAAATAAAGGAAGCGAATGGCGAAGCAATCCCTTCTGGGATGGAAAAGCAACCTTTCATCGCTTTTGATGTGAAAAAGAAAACGATTCATGGCAATGCCGGATGTAACTTGATAAACGGTGGCTTTGAAACCAGTGCAAGCAATGCTAAATCAATCTCTTTTCCGGGAGTGGCAAGCACGATGATGGCTTGTCCGGACATGGAAACGGAAGGTAAGATTCTGAAAGCCTTGAATGAGGTGAAGTCGTTTGATGTATTATCAGGTGGCGGAATCGGTTTGTATGACGCAAATAATGCATTAGTGCTCGTCTTGGAAAAGTAA
- a CDS encoding saccharopine dehydrogenase family protein, giving the protein MGRVLIIGAGGVGTVVAHKVAQNADIFTDIMIASRTKEKCDKIVEAIGNPNIKTAKVDADNVDELVALFNDFKPEMVINVALPYQDLTIMEACLKAGVNYLDTANYEPKDEAHFEYSWQWAYHDRFKEAGLTAILGCGFDPGVSGIYTAYAAKHYFDEIHYLDIVDCNAGNHHKAFATNFNPEINIREITQNGRYYENGKWVTTGPLEIHKDLTYPNIGPRDSYLLYHEELESLVKHFPTIKRARFWMTFGQEYLTHLRVIQNIGMARIDEVDYNGVKIVPLQFLKAVLPNPQDLGENYEGETSIGCRIRGLKDGKERTYYVYNNCSHQEAYKETGMQGVSYTTGVPAMIGAMMFFKGEWKRPGVNNVEEFNPDPFMEQLNKQGLPWHEEFDKDLEL; this is encoded by the coding sequence ATGGGTAGAGTTCTTATTATTGGTGCAGGTGGTGTTGGTACTGTCGTTGCACACAAAGTGGCACAGAATGCCGACATTTTTACAGATATAATGATTGCCAGCCGTACGAAAGAGAAATGCGATAAAATCGTCGAGGCAATAGGTAACCCCAATATAAAAACAGCAAAAGTCGATGCCGACAATGTGGACGAGCTGGTAGCTCTGTTCAATGATTTCAAACCGGAAATGGTGATTAACGTTGCCCTCCCCTATCAGGACCTAACCATTATGGAAGCGTGTCTGAAAGCAGGAGTAAACTATTTGGATACCGCCAATTACGAGCCGAAAGATGAAGCTCATTTCGAATACAGTTGGCAATGGGCATATCACGACCGTTTCAAAGAAGCAGGACTGACAGCCATTCTTGGTTGTGGATTCGACCCGGGAGTAAGCGGTATTTATACAGCTTATGCAGCCAAACATTATTTCGATGAGATTCATTATCTGGATATTGTAGATTGTAATGCCGGAAACCACCACAAGGCATTTGCAACAAACTTCAATCCGGAAATCAATATCCGTGAGATTACGCAGAACGGACGTTATTATGAAAACGGTAAATGGGTAACTACCGGTCCTCTGGAAATTCATAAGGACCTGACTTATCCGAATATCGGTCCACGTGATTCATACCTTCTATATCATGAGGAACTGGAATCATTGGTAAAACATTTCCCGACTATCAAACGTGCACGTTTTTGGATGACTTTCGGACAAGAATACCTAACTCATTTACGCGTTATCCAAAACATTGGCATGGCTCGCATTGACGAGGTCGATTATAATGGGGTGAAGATTGTACCTCTGCAATTCCTCAAAGCAGTTCTGCCTAACCCGCAGGACTTGGGCGAAAACTACGAAGGCGAAACTTCTATCGGCTGCCGTATACGTGGTTTGAAAGACGGAAAAGAACGCACCTACTATGTGTACAATAATTGCAGCCACCAGGAAGCATACAAAGAAACAGGTATGCAGGGAGTGAGCTATACAACCGGAGTTCCGGCAATGATCGGAGCTATGATGTTCTTTAAAGGCGAATGGAAACGTCCGGGCGTAAACAACGTTGAAGAATTCAATCCGGATCCGTTCATGGAACAACTCAATAAACAAGGCCTTCCGTGGCATGAAGAGTTCGACAAAGATTTGGAATTGTAA
- the bcp gene encoding thioredoxin-dependent thiol peroxidase, with translation MINVGDKAPEILGINEKGEEIRLSAYKGKKIVLYFYPKDNTSGCTAQACNLRDNYSELRKAGYEVIGVSVDNEKSHQKFIEKNNLPFTLIADTDKKLVEEFGVWGEKKLYGRAYMGTFRTTFLINEEGIVERIITPKEVKTKEHAAQILNQ, from the coding sequence ATGATAAACGTAGGAGATAAAGCACCGGAAATCTTGGGAATCAATGAAAAAGGCGAAGAAATCCGTTTAAGTGCTTATAAAGGGAAAAAGATTGTGTTGTACTTCTATCCGAAAGACAACACGTCGGGGTGTACCGCGCAAGCGTGTAATCTGCGCGACAACTACTCCGAACTACGCAAAGCCGGCTATGAAGTAATCGGTGTCAGTGTAGACAATGAGAAATCACATCAGAAATTCATCGAGAAAAACAATCTTCCTTTCACGCTGATTGCCGATACTGACAAGAAATTAGTAGAAGAGTTCGGTGTGTGGGGAGAAAAGAAGCTGTACGGACGCGCTTACATGGGAACTTTCCGCACTACTTTCCTGATTAATGAAGAAGGAATAGTAGAACGGATTATCACTCCCAAAGAGGTGAAGACCAAAGAACACGCCGCACAGATTTTAAATCAATAA
- the recA gene encoding recombinase RecA: MAKKDELNFETDNKMASSEKLKALQAAMEKIEKSFGKGSIMKMGDDSVEQVEVIPTGSIALNVALGVGGYPRGRIIEIYGPESSGKTTLAIHAIAEAQKAGGIAAFIDAEHAFDRFYASKLGVNIDDLYISQPDNGEQALEIAEQLIRSSAIDIIVIDSVAALTPKAEIEGDMGDNKVGLQARLMSQALRKLTAAVSKTRTTCIFINQLREKIGVMFGSPETTTGGNALKFYASVRLDIRPGQPIKDGEEILGKLTKVKVVKNKVAPPFRRAEFDIMFGEGISHSGEIVDLGADLGIIKKSGSWYSYNDTKLGQGRDAAKQCIADNPELAEELEGLIFEELKKK; encoded by the coding sequence ATGGCAAAGAAAGACGAACTTAATTTTGAAACAGATAATAAAATGGCATCAAGCGAAAAACTAAAAGCCTTACAGGCAGCCATGGAAAAGATAGAAAAGAGCTTCGGTAAAGGTTCTATCATGAAAATGGGTGACGACAGTGTTGAACAAGTAGAAGTGATCCCGACAGGCTCCATAGCCTTGAACGTGGCACTTGGCGTGGGAGGTTACCCAAGAGGTAGAATCATCGAAATTTATGGTCCGGAATCTTCCGGTAAAACGACATTGGCCATTCATGCCATTGCCGAAGCACAAAAGGCTGGCGGTATAGCAGCTTTCATTGATGCAGAACATGCTTTCGACCGTTTCTATGCATCTAAACTAGGTGTAAACATCGATGACCTGTACATCTCCCAGCCGGACAACGGGGAGCAGGCATTGGAAATTGCAGAACAACTGATCCGTTCCTCCGCTATCGACATTATCGTAATCGACTCCGTTGCCGCATTGACTCCTAAAGCTGAAATTGAAGGTGACATGGGTGACAACAAAGTAGGTCTTCAGGCACGTTTGATGTCTCAGGCATTACGTAAGTTGACAGCAGCAGTCAGCAAGACACGTACAACTTGTATCTTTATCAATCAGTTGCGTGAGAAAATCGGTGTAATGTTCGGCAGTCCGGAAACAACTACCGGTGGTAATGCCTTAAAATTCTACGCATCCGTACGTTTGGATATCCGTCCGGGACAACCGATCAAAGATGGTGAAGAGATTCTGGGCAAACTGACTAAAGTAAAAGTCGTGAAGAATAAAGTGGCTCCTCCTTTCCGGAGAGCAGAATTTGATATCATGTTCGGTGAAGGTATCTCCCATTCCGGAGAAATCGTTGACTTGGGTGCCGATCTGGGAATCATCAAGAAAAGCGGTTCATGGTATAGTTACAACGACACGAAGCTGGGACAGGGACGCGATGCCGCCAAACAATGTATTGCCGACAATCCGGAACTTGCAGAAGAGCTGGAAGGACTGATCTTTGAAGAGTTAAAGAAAAAATAA
- a CDS encoding YeiH family protein: MISTATKTLQAKNKTIYVALLSTLTLFLFLDYIPGLQAWSAWVTPPVALFLGLIFALTCGQAHPKFNKKTSKYLLQYSVVGLGFGMNLQSALASGKEGMEFTIISVVGTLAIGWFIGRKIFKIDRNTSYLISSGTAICGGSAIAAVGPVLKAKDSEMSVALGTIFILNAIALFIFPMIGHALNMSEHEFGTWAAIAIHDTSSVVGAGAAYGEEALKVATTIKLTRALWIIPIAFATSFIFKSKGQKISIPWFIFYFVLAMIVNTYLLDGMPEIGNAINGIARKTLTITMFFIGASLSIDVLKAVGVKPLLQGIALWVVISLSTLAYIYYFA; encoded by the coding sequence ATGATTTCAACAGCTACAAAAACATTGCAGGCAAAAAATAAGACTATTTATGTCGCCCTGCTTTCTACTTTGACTCTTTTCTTATTTTTGGATTATATTCCGGGTTTGCAGGCATGGTCTGCATGGGTGACTCCTCCGGTAGCTCTGTTCCTCGGACTTATTTTTGCATTGACTTGCGGACAGGCACATCCGAAATTCAATAAAAAGACTTCTAAATATCTATTGCAATACTCCGTTGTCGGATTAGGATTCGGTATGAATCTGCAATCAGCGTTGGCTTCCGGTAAGGAAGGGATGGAGTTTACTATTATTTCGGTGGTAGGTACATTGGCGATAGGTTGGTTTATCGGACGCAAGATATTTAAGATAGATAGAAATACTTCTTATCTGATCAGTTCGGGAACGGCTATTTGCGGTGGTAGTGCCATTGCGGCAGTAGGACCGGTATTGAAGGCAAAAGATAGTGAAATGTCTGTGGCATTGGGTACTATCTTTATTTTGAATGCTATCGCGCTTTTCATATTTCCAATGATTGGTCATGCTCTGAACATGAGCGAACATGAGTTTGGTACTTGGGCGGCTATTGCTATCCATGATACAAGTTCTGTGGTTGGAGCCGGTGCTGCTTATGGAGAGGAGGCTTTGAAGGTGGCTACTACCATCAAATTGACTCGTGCTCTTTGGATTATTCCGATAGCTTTCGCTACTTCATTCATTTTTAAGAGTAAGGGGCAGAAGATTAGTATTCCCTGGTTTATTTTCTACTTTGTACTGGCAATGATCGTAAATACTTATTTGCTGGATGGAATGCCGGAAATTGGAAATGCTATTAATGGAATTGCTCGCAAGACATTGACAATTACGATGTTCTTTATTGGTGCTTCTCTTTCGATAGATGTTCTGAAAGCAGTTGGCGTAAAACCGTTATTGCAGGGAATAGCGTTATGGGTAGTCATTAGTTTGAGTACATTGGCATATATCTATTATTTTGCATAA
- a CDS encoding Fic family protein: protein MDSITAYLLEEKQSKRKGGLYHKTQVSLTYNSNRIEGSRLTEEQTRFIFETRTIGFRDEEAVPVDDIIETSNHFVAFDYLLDTIDEPLSGKLIKEFHRILKTGTADAAKAWFNVGDWKKYPNEVGGIQTVMPDNVDAEIANLNDKYYSIVCVTFEDIIEYHYCFERIHPFQDGNGRVGRLIMFRECLRHNIVPFIIDERHKQFYYRGLREFATTRGYLLDTCLSAQDTYVAWVKYFYPGLLD from the coding sequence ATGGATAGTATTACTGCATATCTTTTGGAGGAAAAGCAATCTAAGCGAAAAGGGGGATTGTATCATAAAACCCAAGTGAGTTTGACTTATAACTCTAATCGAATAGAAGGGAGTAGGCTTACTGAAGAACAAACTCGTTTTATCTTTGAAACTCGTACTATAGGTTTTAGGGATGAAGAGGCTGTACCGGTTGATGATATAATTGAGACATCCAATCATTTTGTGGCTTTTGATTATTTGCTTGATACCATTGATGAACCCTTATCTGGAAAATTGATTAAAGAATTTCATCGAATATTGAAAACTGGAACGGCGGATGCAGCGAAAGCTTGGTTTAATGTAGGTGATTGGAAAAAATATCCAAATGAGGTTGGAGGTATTCAGACTGTAATGCCTGATAATGTAGATGCGGAAATAGCGAATTTGAATGATAAATACTATTCAATTGTCTGTGTAACATTTGAAGATATTATAGAATATCATTATTGTTTTGAAAGAATTCATCCATTTCAAGATGGTAATGGTAGGGTAGGGCGGCTGATTATGTTTCGTGAATGCCTTCGTCATAATATCGTTCCATTTATTATAGATGAGCGCCATAAGCAATTTTATTATCGTGGACTTAGGGAGTTCGCGACTACTCGTGGATATTTGCTAGATACTTGTCTCTCTGCTCAAGATACTTATGTAGCGTGGGTAAAGTACTTTTATCCGGGATTATTAGACTGA
- a CDS encoding TM2 domain-containing protein, with translation MSEEIKCPVCGGNKLIVGADPFQRKCAYCGAVVQTEPNQEKKSSEVQTPSNTVVQVTVQQTPQSTQQYTPQYAQSTKSKTTAGMLAIFLGGLGIHKFYLGKNGQGIAYLLLFWFFCWTVFVPVLITIIAFIEGIILLTMNDNEFHQKYG, from the coding sequence ATGAGTGAAGAAATAAAATGCCCCGTATGCGGTGGCAATAAATTAATTGTGGGTGCTGATCCTTTTCAAAGGAAATGTGCATATTGTGGTGCGGTAGTACAAACAGAACCAAATCAAGAAAAAAAGTCGTCGGAAGTACAAACTCCGTCAAATACAGTGGTACAGGTTACTGTCCAACAAACGCCTCAGAGTACGCAGCAATATACTCCTCAATACGCGCAATCTACGAAAAGTAAGACGACAGCGGGGATGCTTGCTATATTTTTAGGTGGATTAGGAATACATAAATTCTATTTAGGCAAAAATGGACAAGGTATAGCATATTTATTGTTATTTTGGTTTTTCTGTTGGACTGTTTTTGTCCCTGTCTTAATTACTATAATTGCGTTTATTGAGGGAATAATTTTACTTACGATGAATGATAATGAATTTCATCAAAAATATGGCTAA
- a CDS encoding SPFH domain-containing protein — protein sequence MAAIIKSIYWEQMDQEELVYKFPFNNITTGSVLTVNESQEAFFYKSGTLCDSFTSGRHTLNTANLPVLQKLLNLPSGGETTFTAEVWFVSKLEKRNMLWGTGGLRIIDPYFQIPIKIAARGQYGIRIVDGATFLKKLIGTVGHADMELIDNQFRIDVIEAVRVSIAKYMKENGVNVNELGMEYRGISKETSKNLQLSFNEYGIEVLNFNIEDISFDENDKGYQTVLSGIAEQARLSKLGINYLQQKQLDIAQTAAGNEGAGVMMGAGMGFGMGNSVGNMMGNVMTNVGMPSTPPPPPPVNSSFYIAQNGQTTGPFTMEVLKDMALNGQLTKTTYVCKVGSQSWVLAENVVEIAALFSLMPPPPPPGL from the coding sequence ATGGCAGCAATTATTAAATCCATCTATTGGGAGCAAATGGACCAGGAAGAATTAGTCTATAAGTTTCCATTCAATAACATTACTACAGGTAGTGTGTTGACGGTTAATGAAAGTCAAGAGGCTTTCTTTTATAAAAGTGGTACGCTTTGTGATTCTTTTACATCGGGTAGGCATACGTTGAACACAGCTAATTTGCCTGTTCTTCAAAAACTATTGAATTTACCTTCGGGAGGAGAAACGACCTTTACGGCTGAGGTATGGTTTGTCAGCAAACTAGAAAAGCGCAATATGCTGTGGGGAACCGGAGGTTTACGAATTATTGACCCCTATTTTCAAATTCCGATAAAGATTGCTGCTCGTGGACAATATGGGATTCGTATTGTAGACGGGGCTACTTTTTTGAAAAAATTGATTGGAACAGTTGGACATGCTGATATGGAATTGATTGACAATCAGTTTCGTATAGATGTGATTGAGGCTGTAAGGGTATCCATTGCCAAATACATGAAAGAAAATGGAGTGAATGTAAATGAACTGGGAATGGAATACAGAGGAATATCTAAGGAAACTTCCAAAAATCTTCAACTTTCTTTTAATGAATATGGTATTGAAGTTTTAAATTTCAATATCGAGGATATATCATTCGACGAGAATGACAAGGGATATCAAACGGTGCTTTCTGGTATTGCAGAACAGGCTCGTTTAAGTAAATTAGGAATAAATTATCTGCAACAAAAGCAGTTGGATATTGCACAGACAGCTGCGGGCAATGAAGGCGCGGGCGTAATGATGGGAGCTGGTATGGGATTCGGAATGGGAAATTCAGTGGGAAATATGATGGGAAATGTGATGACAAATGTGGGGATGCCTTCTACTCCTCCGCCACCGCCACCTGTAAATTCTTCTTTTTATATAGCACAAAATGGACAAACTACGGGACCTTTTACTATGGAGGTTCTGAAAGATATGGCGTTGAATGGGCAGTTAACAAAAACTACTTATGTCTGCAAAGTCGGCTCACAATCGTGGGTGTTGGCTGAAAATGTTGTGGAAATTGCAGCTTTGTTCTCTTTAATGCCACCCCCTCCACCTCCAGGCTTGTAA
- a CDS encoding HU family DNA-binding protein translates to MAKYIMEEMPDLQNTGKRITYPKFARVDNASIKELAQRVGDVSGFSPGDIEGILLQTSIEMAHIMAEGRSVKIDGIGTFTASLALYKDKEREGAEEGSEHRNAQSIYVGNVNFRVDKIMPRRINERCRLERASWKKQRSSQKFTPEQRLKLALKYLDEHSFLTVHEYRNLTGLLQTAATIELKQWGDQPNSGIGIAGRGAHRIYIKKKQEE, encoded by the coding sequence ATGGCAAAGTACATAATGGAGGAGATGCCCGACTTACAGAATACGGGGAAAAGAATCACATATCCGAAGTTTGCACGGGTAGACAATGCAAGCATAAAAGAACTCGCCCAACGAGTGGGTGACGTCAGTGGTTTCAGCCCAGGAGATATAGAAGGCATATTGCTCCAAACCTCCATCGAAATGGCACACATAATGGCGGAAGGACGCTCGGTTAAGATAGACGGAATCGGCACATTCACAGCGTCGCTAGCCCTGTACAAAGATAAAGAACGGGAAGGAGCCGAAGAAGGAAGTGAACATCGTAATGCACAGAGTATTTATGTAGGAAATGTAAATTTCCGAGTAGACAAAATCATGCCGAGAAGAATTAATGAAAGATGCCGACTGGAAAGAGCCTCTTGGAAAAAGCAACGTTCCTCACAGAAGTTCACACCGGAGCAACGCCTCAAACTGGCATTGAAATATCTCGACGAGCATTCGTTCCTTACGGTTCATGAATATCGGAACCTAACAGGACTCTTACAAACGGCAGCAACCATAGAATTAAAACAATGGGGAGATCAACCCAATTCCGGAATCGGAATCGCTGGAAGAGGTGCACACAGAATCTATATAAAAAAGAAACAAGAAGAATAA
- a CDS encoding LysR substrate-binding domain-containing protein — protein sequence MSDFRLKVFQSVAKNLSFTKASQELFVSQPAITKHIQELETCYQTRLFDRQGSKISLTEAGELLLKHSEKILDDYKQLEYEMHLLHDEYIGELKLGASTTIAQYVLPPLLANFITKFPQINLSLINGNSRGVEVALQEHRIDLGLVEGIFRLPNLKYTAFLQDELVAVVHTRSKLAVADEILPEELPNIPLVLRERGSGTLDVFERALLQYNLKLSSLNVLMYLGSTESIKLFLEHTDCMGIVSIRSVHKELVAGTLRVVEIKGMPMQREFNFVQLQGQEGGLSQVFMRFAGHHSKSL from the coding sequence GTGTCCGATTTTCGTTTAAAAGTTTTTCAGAGTGTAGCGAAGAACCTAAGTTTTACGAAGGCTTCGCAAGAGTTGTTTGTCAGCCAGCCTGCTATCACCAAGCATATTCAGGAGTTGGAGACTTGTTACCAAACCCGTCTTTTCGATCGTCAGGGAAGTAAAATCTCCTTGACTGAGGCCGGAGAGCTGTTGCTGAAGCATAGTGAAAAGATTTTGGATGATTATAAGCAATTGGAATACGAGATGCACTTGTTGCATGACGAATATATCGGAGAATTAAAACTGGGTGCCAGCACTACGATTGCGCAATACGTCCTTCCTCCTTTATTGGCCAACTTCATAACAAAGTTTCCACAAATCAATCTTTCTTTGATAAATGGGAATTCCCGTGGGGTGGAAGTGGCGTTGCAGGAACATCGTATTGACCTGGGATTGGTAGAGGGTATCTTCCGTTTGCCGAATTTGAAGTACACTGCATTCCTGCAAGATGAACTCGTGGCTGTGGTTCATACGCGGAGTAAATTGGCGGTTGCCGACGAAATCCTTCCGGAAGAACTTCCAAATATCCCTTTGGTCTTGCGCGAAAGAGGTTCCGGTACATTAGATGTATTTGAGCGTGCTCTGCTGCAATATAATCTGAAGCTCTCTTCTCTGAATGTTTTAATGTATCTTGGCAGTACGGAAAGTATCAAGCTTTTTCTGGAGCATACGGATTGTATGGGAATTGTTTCCATCCGTTCGGTACATAAGGAACTTGTTGCCGGCACTCTCAGGGTAGTTGAAATAAAAGGAATGCCGATGCAACGTGAATTTAACTTTGTTCAGTTGCAAGGGCAGGAGGGAGGATTGTCCCAAGTCTTTATGCGTTTTGCGGGACATCATAGCAAGAGTTTATAA
- a CDS encoding DUF6621 family protein, which translates to MNDKPQIKLSETVVLIDAAFLNFVITDIKNYFEKTLQRSLQEIDLSLFTSYLTLDAGINEGKNEVQFLFVYDKESRHLQHCQPSDLQEELNGVAFQSPYGEFSFAGVPSEGMVSREDLFMDLLSVVSDSADVKRMIVVSFNEEYGKKVTDVLQGLKGKEVMQFRMNEPEIPVNYKWDMLAFPVMHSLGIRAEEL; encoded by the coding sequence ATGAATGATAAACCCCAAATAAAACTGTCCGAAACAGTAGTGCTGATAGATGCCGCTTTTTTGAATTTTGTAATAACGGATATAAAAAACTATTTTGAGAAGACATTGCAACGTTCTTTACAAGAGATAGACCTTTCGTTGTTTACTTCCTATCTGACTCTGGATGCAGGAATCAACGAAGGAAAGAACGAGGTGCAATTTCTTTTTGTATATGATAAAGAATCGAGACACTTGCAACATTGCCAGCCTTCCGACTTGCAGGAGGAGCTGAACGGAGTTGCTTTCCAAAGTCCGTATGGCGAGTTCTCTTTTGCCGGTGTCCCGTCGGAGGGCATGGTGTCGAGAGAAGACCTGTTTATGGATTTGCTTTCCGTTGTTTCCGATTCGGCGGATGTGAAGCGGATGATTGTTGTTTCTTTCAACGAGGAATATGGGAAGAAAGTGACTGATGTTCTACAGGGACTGAAAGGCAAGGAAGTTATGCAGTTCCGTATGAATGAACCGGAAATACCGGTAAACTACAAATGGGATATGTTGGCTTTTCCTGTGATGCATTCATTGGGAATAAGGGCGGAGGAGTTATAA